Proteins encoded by one window of Anaerolineae bacterium:
- a CDS encoding IS5/IS1182 family transposase encodes WEKRAANHLAFLPFACALIAFHAAGL; translated from the coding sequence TTGGGAGAAGAGGGCCGCCAATCATCTCGCGTTCCTGCCTTTCGCCTGTGCCCTTATTGCCTTTCACGCAGCAGGGTTATAA